A stretch of the Mycobacterium shigaense genome encodes the following:
- the hypF gene encoding carbamoyltransferase HypF: MLLGRLVKGSRRSAVTSVRLRLDIAGVVQGVGFRPAVARIAAGHGLAGCVYNDSGAVHCEFEGAPEAVEAAVSALSADHPPMARIDSIAASRLRPKGESGFRIVASRADDDRRTLVPPDIASCADCLRELRDPGDRRYGHPFITCTNCGPRYTVITDLPYDRPSTTMARFPMCMACSAEYHDPTDRRFHAQTIACTECGPTLSWRGPGAGLDPLGAAAQAVEDGHIVAIKGIGGFHLACRADNATTVAELRHRKGRPAKPFAVMVANLAAARRLCHVGAAAAELLQSPAAPIVLLPARDDLVLTGVAPGLSEIGVLLAYSPVHHLLFDRLGPVPLVMTSANDNGSPIVFRDCDLSWIDGLADAVLTHDRPIHVPCEDSVLTVDGEGAVVPIRRSRGYTPLPVSAPAAAAASTILATGGDLKTTFCLLSSHGHAHMSPHLGDMADPRTQSCFESAAQHLAFMTDCRPRLIACDSHPAYATTRWAKRQDLPVLQVQHHHAHAVSLMAEHGRLGSPMLAVAFDGTGYGADGTIWGGELLMVTDPATFTRVAHLKEFALPGGDDAVRHPARIALDLLHRAGIEWSPDIPAVGSLSKQARHILGQQIPRGIGCVETSSMGRLFDAVASLLGVRQEVTYEGQAAVELEHLARRGEPAPMDFEVIAGVLDPTPLITELVRGLRAGTATADLAAGFHAAVIRATAQAVSRAAADIGTVGLTGGVFVNRVLRDGLRKELRGKGFEVLTHTVLPCNDGGLALGQAVIAAHRHERGA, encoded by the coding sequence ATGCTTCTCGGGAGGCTCGTGAAAGGCAGTCGGCGTAGCGCAGTGACGAGCGTGCGGTTGCGGCTCGACATCGCAGGCGTAGTCCAAGGTGTTGGATTTCGGCCCGCTGTCGCCCGTATCGCCGCAGGTCACGGACTCGCTGGCTGCGTGTACAACGATTCCGGCGCAGTGCACTGTGAGTTCGAGGGGGCACCAGAAGCCGTCGAAGCGGCGGTATCGGCGCTCAGCGCCGACCATCCGCCGATGGCGCGCATCGATTCCATCGCAGCCAGCCGGCTACGTCCGAAAGGCGAATCCGGATTCCGGATCGTTGCCAGTCGAGCAGACGATGACCGCCGCACGCTGGTGCCTCCGGACATCGCCAGCTGCGCCGATTGCTTGCGTGAATTGCGCGACCCCGGCGATCGTCGCTATGGGCACCCGTTCATCACGTGCACCAACTGCGGCCCGCGCTACACGGTGATCACCGACTTGCCGTATGACCGGCCGTCGACGACCATGGCGCGGTTCCCGATGTGCATGGCGTGCTCGGCGGAGTACCACGACCCCACCGATCGGCGCTTCCACGCGCAAACGATTGCCTGCACCGAGTGCGGGCCGACCTTGTCCTGGCGGGGCCCCGGCGCAGGCCTCGATCCGCTCGGGGCCGCCGCGCAGGCAGTCGAGGACGGCCACATCGTCGCGATCAAGGGCATCGGCGGATTCCATCTCGCCTGCCGGGCGGACAATGCCACGACGGTTGCCGAACTGCGTCACCGAAAGGGCAGGCCCGCTAAACCCTTCGCGGTGATGGTCGCCAACCTCGCCGCGGCGCGACGCCTCTGTCACGTCGGCGCGGCTGCGGCGGAGCTGCTGCAGTCACCGGCCGCGCCGATCGTCCTACTGCCCGCCCGCGACGATTTGGTATTGACCGGCGTCGCACCCGGTTTGTCGGAGATCGGTGTGCTGTTGGCTTACTCGCCGGTGCACCACTTGCTGTTCGATCGTTTGGGACCGGTCCCACTGGTAATGACCTCTGCCAACGACAACGGTTCTCCGATCGTCTTCCGCGATTGCGATCTGTCCTGGATCGATGGATTGGCTGACGCGGTGCTCACCCACGACCGACCCATCCATGTGCCGTGCGAGGACTCGGTCCTCACCGTTGACGGCGAGGGCGCCGTGGTGCCGATCCGGCGTTCCCGCGGCTACACGCCGCTTCCGGTATCCGCACCCGCAGCGGCGGCGGCGAGCACGATCCTGGCAACCGGTGGGGACCTCAAGACCACTTTCTGTCTGTTGTCATCTCACGGGCATGCGCACATGTCGCCGCATCTTGGTGACATGGCCGACCCGCGCACCCAGAGCTGCTTCGAATCGGCCGCACAACACCTGGCCTTCATGACCGACTGCCGACCGCGGCTGATCGCTTGCGATTCACATCCGGCCTATGCCACGACCCGCTGGGCGAAGCGACAAGACCTGCCTGTGTTGCAGGTGCAACACCACCATGCTCACGCGGTGTCGCTGATGGCCGAACACGGCCGGCTCGGCTCGCCGATGCTGGCGGTCGCGTTCGACGGCACTGGCTACGGAGCCGACGGCACCATTTGGGGCGGCGAACTCCTGATGGTCACTGACCCGGCTACCTTCACTCGGGTCGCGCACCTCAAGGAATTCGCGTTACCGGGCGGTGACGACGCGGTACGCCACCCCGCTAGGATCGCGCTGGACCTGCTGCACCGCGCAGGGATCGAATGGTCGCCGGACATTCCGGCGGTTGGAAGCCTCAGCAAGCAAGCGAGACATATTCTCGGACAACAGATTCCCCGTGGCATTGGATGCGTCGAGACCAGCAGCATGGGCCGCTTGTTCGACGCGGTGGCCAGTCTGCTCGGCGTACGTCAGGAGGTCACCTACGAGGGGCAGGCGGCCGTCGAACTCGAGCACCTGGCACGCCGGGGTGAACCGGCGCCGATGGATTTCGAGGTCATCGCGGGCGTCCTGGACCCGACGCCGTTGATCACCGAGTTGGTGCGGGGTCTGCGCGCCGGCACGGCGACGGCCGACCTGGCCGCGGGCTTTCACGCCGCCGTCATCAGGGCCACCGCACAGGCGGTGAGCCGCGCCGCGGCAGACATCGGCACCGTCGGGCTGACGGGCGGTGTGTTCGTCAACCGAGTGTTGCGCGATGGGCTCCGTAAGGAACTGCGAGGCAAAGGTTTCGAGGTGCTCACCCACACGGTTTTACCGTGCAACGATGGCGGTCTGGCGCTGGGCCAGGCCGTGATCGCCGCACACCGGCACGAAAGGGGGGCATAG
- a CDS encoding HypC/HybG/HupF family hydrogenase formation chaperone, producing MCLGIPGKVVDTWDEAGTRMCTVDFGGTTKTVCLAYLPDMQIGEYTIVHAGFAITRLDEASAQETLQMFHDLGVLDEELAGEEGQGRREPA from the coding sequence ATGTGTCTCGGAATTCCCGGCAAGGTCGTCGACACCTGGGATGAGGCGGGGACTCGGATGTGTACCGTCGACTTCGGTGGCACCACCAAGACCGTGTGTCTGGCATACCTGCCGGACATGCAGATCGGCGAATACACCATCGTGCACGCCGGTTTCGCGATCACCAGGCTGGACGAGGCGTCGGCGCAGGAGACGTTGCAGATGTTCCACGATCTCGGCGTGCTCGATGAGGAATTGGCCGGCGAGGAAGGCCAGGGGAGGAGGGAACCCGCATGA
- the hypD gene encoding hydrogenase formation protein HypD, translating into MKYLDEFRDPAAAHALVSHIKKRVTKKWTLMEVCGGQTHSIIRNGIDQLLDGAVEFIHGPGCPVCVTPLEMIDRALEIAMRDDVIFCSFGDMLRVPGSSQDLFGVRARGGDVRIVYSPLDATRVAADNPDKQVVFFGVGFETTAPANAMAVVHAQRLGLTNFSMLVSHVLVPPAMTAILSSPTNRVEAFLAAGHVCTVMGTAEYGPLVDEFQIPIVVTGFEPLDLLEGVRQAVDLLEAGTPLLRNAYPRAVTATGNAVAQQTLADVFVVTDRQWRGIGMIPKSGWTLSPRYAQFDADLKFGVGQLRVSESAECRSGEVLQGLLKPNECPAFGTSCTPRTPLGATMVSSEGACAAYYQFRRLEAAAHA; encoded by the coding sequence ATGAAGTACCTGGACGAGTTTCGCGACCCGGCAGCCGCTCACGCCTTGGTCAGCCACATCAAAAAGCGTGTCACCAAGAAGTGGACCCTCATGGAAGTCTGCGGCGGGCAGACACATTCGATCATCCGCAACGGTATAGACCAATTGCTGGACGGTGCGGTGGAATTCATTCACGGCCCCGGGTGCCCGGTCTGTGTGACGCCGCTCGAGATGATTGACCGTGCGCTCGAAATCGCCATGCGTGACGACGTTATCTTTTGTTCCTTCGGTGACATGCTGCGCGTGCCGGGCAGCAGTCAGGATCTCTTTGGTGTACGGGCCCGAGGTGGCGACGTCCGAATCGTCTACTCCCCGTTGGACGCCACCCGGGTGGCGGCTGACAACCCGGACAAGCAGGTGGTGTTCTTCGGAGTCGGCTTCGAGACCACGGCGCCGGCCAACGCGATGGCCGTGGTACACGCGCAACGGCTCGGGCTGACCAACTTTTCCATGCTGGTGTCGCACGTGCTGGTCCCGCCGGCCATGACGGCCATCCTGAGCTCGCCGACCAATCGGGTCGAGGCGTTTCTGGCGGCCGGGCATGTTTGCACGGTCATGGGCACCGCTGAATACGGGCCGCTGGTCGACGAATTCCAGATCCCCATCGTCGTCACCGGTTTCGAACCGTTGGACCTGCTCGAAGGCGTCCGCCAGGCCGTCGATCTGCTGGAGGCGGGCACGCCGCTGCTGCGCAACGCGTATCCGCGGGCGGTGACGGCCACGGGCAACGCTGTCGCGCAGCAGACCCTCGCGGACGTCTTCGTGGTGACCGATCGGCAGTGGCGGGGCATCGGCATGATCCCGAAGTCGGGATGGACGTTGTCGCCACGCTACGCACAGTTCGATGCCGACTTGAAGTTCGGCGTCGGGCAGCTGCGCGTGTCCGAGTCGGCGGAATGCCGCAGTGGGGAAGTGCTGCAGGGTCTGCTGAAACCGAACGAGTGCCCGGCATTCGGGACATCCTGCACGCCGCGCACGCCACTGGGCGCCACCATGGTGTCCAGCGAGGGCGCCTGCGCCGCCTATTACCAATTCCGGCGCTTGGAAGCTGCCGCTCATGCCTGA
- the hypE gene encoding hydrogenase expression/formation protein HypE: MPESPVAVDPADWVCPLPLRETKRIVLGHGGGGVLSEELIENLFLPAFGGAAGPARDSALVDLKMGIAGGRVALTTDSYVVQPLFFPGGNIGDLAVNGTINDLACSGARPIALTAGFILEEGLELDVLGAVAETMGKAAANAGVGIVTGDTKVVARGGADQLFVNTAGIGVVPAGIHVGPERVRVGDHIIVSGNLGEHGVAIMSVREGIDFGTVVITDSVALHLLVADMLDAAGAEVHALRDPTRGGLVAAVVEIARAASVGIELDQAKIPIPETVSSACSFLGLDPLQVANEGKMVAFVDPGHSEAVLAAIRSRPEGANAAIIGRVVAEHPGMVVGKTPFGTTQVIERQLGEQLPRIC, encoded by the coding sequence ATGCCTGAGTCGCCGGTCGCCGTCGACCCGGCTGACTGGGTGTGCCCGCTGCCGCTGCGCGAGACGAAACGCATCGTGCTGGGCCACGGTGGCGGGGGCGTGCTCTCCGAGGAACTGATCGAAAACCTGTTCCTGCCCGCGTTCGGCGGCGCAGCGGGTCCCGCCCGCGATTCGGCGCTGGTGGACCTGAAAATGGGCATCGCCGGCGGGCGGGTCGCGCTAACCACCGATTCCTACGTTGTGCAACCGCTGTTCTTTCCCGGCGGAAACATCGGCGACCTGGCGGTCAACGGAACGATCAACGACTTGGCTTGTAGCGGAGCGCGGCCCATCGCGTTGACCGCCGGGTTCATCTTGGAGGAAGGACTCGAGCTGGATGTGCTCGGCGCTGTCGCCGAGACCATGGGCAAGGCTGCCGCCAACGCCGGCGTCGGTATCGTCACCGGCGACACCAAGGTGGTTGCGCGCGGTGGTGCGGACCAGCTTTTCGTCAATACCGCGGGAATCGGGGTCGTGCCTGCCGGTATCCACGTCGGGCCCGAGCGGGTGCGCGTCGGTGACCACATCATCGTGTCGGGAAATCTGGGCGAGCACGGGGTCGCCATCATGAGCGTGCGGGAGGGCATCGACTTCGGCACCGTCGTGATCACCGACAGCGTCGCGCTGCACCTCTTGGTCGCCGACATGCTCGATGCCGCCGGCGCCGAGGTGCACGCCCTGCGCGATCCGACCCGCGGTGGTCTAGTCGCCGCGGTCGTCGAGATCGCCCGTGCGGCATCGGTCGGTATCGAACTCGATCAGGCGAAAATCCCTATCCCCGAGACGGTTTCGTCGGCGTGTTCATTTCTCGGGCTGGACCCACTGCAGGTGGCCAACGAAGGCAAGATGGTGGCGTTCGTCGATCCGGGTCACAGCGAAGCGGTGCTGGCCGCGATCCGCTCGCGCCCCGAGGGAGCGAACGCCGCGATCATCGGCCGAGTAGTTGCCGAGCACCCCGGCATGGTGGTGGGCAAGACTCCCTTCGGCACCACGCAGGTGATTGAACGTCAACTGGGCGAACAACTTCCGCGCATCTGCTAG
- a CDS encoding HAD-IA family hydrolase — MATPTASSTPAHGSARARITGDSRDLAYDIHRTKTALFTDRILNGEISGRAGLAELITDLADSGVRIGIATTGRRRWVEPLVRHVVGSGLAEVIVTGDDVDRLKPRPEAYLKTLEALALPAEAALAVEDSAIGLRAARAAGLATLVVTNGHTADQDFPGAAAVLSGFDTPRQLRAGDCQTLLRNWWAART; from the coding sequence ATGGCCACTCCGACCGCCTCATCAACCCCGGCGCACGGGTCGGCACGTGCCCGCATCACCGGTGACAGCCGTGACCTGGCCTACGACATACACCGGACCAAGACGGCACTGTTCACCGACCGCATTCTCAACGGAGAGATCTCCGGCCGGGCCGGGCTTGCCGAGCTCATCACGGATCTTGCCGACTCCGGCGTTCGCATAGGCATCGCGACAACCGGTCGTCGGCGCTGGGTCGAACCCTTGGTCCGCCACGTCGTCGGCTCGGGACTTGCCGAGGTGATCGTCACCGGCGACGATGTGGATCGGCTGAAACCGCGCCCCGAGGCCTACCTTAAGACACTCGAGGCGCTTGCGTTGCCCGCTGAAGCAGCACTGGCGGTTGAGGATTCAGCGATCGGATTGCGGGCGGCTCGAGCCGCGGGACTGGCCACCCTGGTGGTGACCAACGGCCACACCGCCGACCAAGACTTCCCCGGCGCGGCGGCGGTACTGTCCGGCTTTGATACGCCGCGACAACTCCGGGCCGGCGACTGTCAGACCCTGCTCCGGAACTGGTGGGCGGCCCGGACCTAG
- a CDS encoding glyceraldehyde 3-phosphate dehydrogenase NAD-binding domain-containing protein — translation MPNRATRSDATIGGKGHHVTVRLGIGDFGRIGHNFHRAAQAQQEHGPGSPAADIEAVAVNSITDNAPLAHLRQFDSNRGRLPHEVHHLGLVVDGHSDRLINPGARVGTCPHHR, via the coding sequence GTGCCGAACCGTGCAACCCGATCTGACGCGACCATTGGCGGAAAAGGACATCACGTGACTGTCCGGTTAGGTATCGGCGACTTCGGTCGCATCGGACACAACTTCCACCGGGCTGCACAGGCCCAGCAGGAGCACGGCCCGGGGAGCCCGGCAGCCGACATCGAGGCGGTGGCCGTCAACAGCATCACCGACAACGCCCCCCTGGCGCACCTGCGCCAATTCGATTCCAATCGCGGCCGGTTGCCACACGAGGTCCACCACCTTGGCCTGGTTGTCGATGGCCACTCCGACCGCCTCATCAACCCCGGCGCACGGGTCGGCACGTGCCCGCATCACCGGTGA